GACGTCATCCTCACCGGCATGGTCGCCCTCAACACCCTGACCCCCGACGCCCGGAAGCTCTTCACGGACCACCTGGCCCACGTCGCCCGACGGTCCCTCAGCACATAAACGACGCGGCCTTCCGGCCACGGCACCCGTACCGACCACCAACGGGCCCGTCCCGCCGGGCTGGTCTCTTCTGAGGCTGCCGGGCGGGCGCTCCGGATGGCCGGGGGGATACGACCGCCGGTCAGAGGCGAGGATCCGGGCAGGGGGACGGCGGTACCGTAAGCGCCCCGCCCGTGCGGGGACGAGGGCCGGATGGCTGACGGTGCGTCCCGCCCGTGCGGGGGCTGGGGTGGTGGCCGGGCTCCTCGCTTCTGGGCAGCGACGAATTCCCGGGCCGGGTTTGGTCTGTGTGGGACGAACTGTCCGCGCTTATTGCGGAGTTGCTTCTCCCCGGGGAGCGGTTGGTGAATAATGAGTGCCCCCGATTCTGTCCGGAGGGATTCGATGGCGAGGGGGAACGAGATGGCGGACGCTGACCGCTATTCGGTGCGCGTGGGGGACGTCTCGGGGCAGGTCGTGGTGGGAAGGGGCAACCGCGTCACGCGGGTGGAGCCCGGCGGATCGGCGGCGCCGCCGTCCGTTGCCGAAGTGGCCGTGCTGCGCGAGGCGTTCGCCCGCGTCCGTGACCGGCTCGGTGAGCTGGAGGACGGGGATCGGCGTTCGGCCGGGGAGCGTTTGGACGAGTTGGAGGAAGCTGTCACCGGGCCCGAGCCGAAGGTGTCGGTCATGGTGTATGTGCGTGACTGGTTCGCCGAGAAACTGCCGGCTCTGGCGGGGGTGGTGACGAGCCTGATCGTCAACCCGGTCGCCGGCTTGCTGGTGCAGCAGGCCGGTGCGGGACTCGCCGCGGAATACGAGCGGCACTTCGGCGGGGACGGATCCTCGGGCGAGCCGTCGGGGGGCTGATGGAGGAGTCCGACGCCGCACGGGTCCACGTCGCCGGGGATGTGCGAGGGCAAGTCGTCGTCGGCGACCACAACATCGTCGTGTCGGCCACCGGCCAGTCGGTGGTCACGGTCGTGGGGCAGGGACAGCGGCCGAGCCCCCGGCCGCGCGAGGAGATCGAGTTACTGCCTCGTCGCGCTCGGAGGGCGGTGGGCCGGGAGAGCGAACTGGCGTTCATCCTTGAGGGGATGGCCGCCGATGACGCCGTCCAGGTGCACGGCCCGTCGGGCATCGGCAAGAGCACGCTGCTGCGCATGGCCGCTCACCGGCTGGTCGATGAGCGGGCCGTGGACACGGCCGCGGGTGGGACCGTGTTCATCGACGCCGGGGGGCGGGAGCCCGGCGACGTTCTGCAGGACGTCTTCGAAGCCTGCTATGACGCCCCCGGTTACCGGCCGGGCCAGGCCGAGTTACGGCGGCTGATGGCGCGGGTCGGCATCAGGCTGATCCTGGACGATCTGGAATGCGGCCCGCAGGAGTTGGCCGAGGCACTGGACACCCTCCCAGAGGCGGCGGTGCTGTTCTCGGGCGCTGAGCGGACCCTGTGGGGGGAGGGGCGGACGCTGGCCTTGTCCGGGCTGCCCCGCGACGACGCCGTGACGCTGCTGACTCAAGCGCTCGCCCGGCCGTTGCGAGGCGAGGAGGTGCCGGTCGCCGAGGCGCTGTGGGACGTGACGGCGGGGTCCCCGCAGTGGCTGCTGCGTGCCGCGACGACCGGCGGTCTGGCCCGCCCGGCCGCGTTGGCGGAGCTGCTGACGGGCCTACTGGCCGCGCTGACGACGCCTGAACGTGTGGCCCTCGTGCTACTGCGACTTGGCGGTGCCGGCGGGGTGAGCGACGGACTCCTCTCGGAGCTGGTGGGTTCCGGTGCCGAACTGTCCGCGCGGTTGACCACGCTGGGCCTGGCCGAGCCGACCGGCGACGGCTTCCGGATCTCCCACGACCTGGCCGCGGTACGGTCCGCGGACCGCGAGGTGGACGCGGCGGCACTGGCGGACCGGTTGTCGCGGTGGGTCGACGCGCCGGGCCGCTCCCCGGCGCAAGTGGCCCGGGACGGCGGGCTCATCACCGCGGTCATCGAGGCGGCCGTCGAGGCGGGCGCCGCGCCGGCCGCGGTCCGCCTGGCCCGGGCGGCGGCACCGACGGTCGCCTGCTCGCTCCGGCTGGGTGTGTGGGGCACCGTACTCGATCGCGGTATCGCGGCCGCTCAGCGGGCCCGCGACCAGCACGCCTTGGCGTATTTCACACACGAGAACGGGGTCCGCGATCTCGTTTCCGGCAAGCGCGCGGCGGCCGGTGCCGCGTTCGCCACCGCCGGAGCCCTGTGGCAACAACTGGGCGACAGCGGCAACGTGGCGGTCTCCCAGCACGCGCAGAGCCTGTGCGGGCCCGGCGTGGCGCCGCCGCCCGACGCCGGCCTCACCACCCCCGACCCGACGGCGGGCGACCTCGCTGGAGTTACGCCCGACGCCTCCTCGGTCCTCGGCTCACTGCCGCCGCCGGACCCCGCGTCGGCGGTC
Above is a window of Streptomyces sp. NBC_01803 DNA encoding:
- a CDS encoding ATP-binding protein, encoding MEESDAARVHVAGDVRGQVVVGDHNIVVSATGQSVVTVVGQGQRPSPRPREEIELLPRRARRAVGRESELAFILEGMAADDAVQVHGPSGIGKSTLLRMAAHRLVDERAVDTAAGGTVFIDAGGREPGDVLQDVFEACYDAPGYRPGQAELRRLMARVGIRLILDDLECGPQELAEALDTLPEAAVLFSGAERTLWGEGRTLALSGLPRDDAVTLLTQALARPLRGEEVPVAEALWDVTAGSPQWLLRAATTGGLARPAALAELLTGLLAALTTPERVALVLLRLGGAGGVSDGLLSELVGSGAELSARLTTLGLAEPTGDGFRISHDLAAVRSADREVDAAALADRLSRWVDAPGRSPAQVARDGGLITAVIEAAVEAGAAPAAVRLARAAAPTVACSLRLGVWGTVLDRGIAAAQRARDQHALAYFTHENGVRDLVSGKRAAAGAAFATAGALWQQLGDSGNVAVSQHAQSLCGPGVAPPPDAGLTTPDPTAGDLAGVTPDASSVLGSLPPPDPASAVAAASTAAGQSAGIGLTAKLVIGAGLTAAVAGGTVLNQQSASPDTVPVHVTVATGVIEVTMPGEPEPDCRIEAGATDCTTVVISEEGERGPVTVDPAGPLPEGVSVLYWGCDEGPEAASCTVLADRERSVCVTTTSPDDEAARQACADVTGSPAPRDRAPAEVVADVGRCPEDSAYPVEEEEIPETVRLSDSRYLPSGTAVVGVWDEPEPLFFVGPEGSSCFVTGGATGLRYLEMGSDAGRVSSLLNAGGVVPATLYGCEYVDPAEAYAVTVYPDRGTDCARPLGHDVEQVSTGTPDYHAALVHVPAGDPTLGPDEGSTVELYLYTVLAESEQGHGRSIACSLPDADMCVASLTYFLAQDGERAGMRSADRERMTENVTAFVERYLS